Below is a genomic region from Acetobacter ghanensis.
ATGGGCGCGCAAATCCGCATCAGACATCAGCCGGGCAAGCGCCTGCACCAGCGTTGGCAGGTCATCTGGATTGGCATACAGGGCTGCCTGCCCCACCACACCGGGCAACCCCCCATGAGGGGACGCCACAACAGCAGCCCCACACCCCATGGCCTCCAGCGCCGCCATGCCAAAAGGTTCGGCCCACCGGCTCGGCACAACCACAATCGCAGCCCGTCCCATAGCCTGTAATACCTGAGCATGAGGCTGGTAGCCTGTAATGCTGATGCCCGCAGCCTGTGCCTGCGCCTGAACACGGGTCAGAAATTCCGTTTGTGGGGACTCCGGGCCAAACCTGTCCGCCCCTATAATCTGGGCCTGCCATGCAGGGTACTGCGGGAGCAGCGTAGCACAGGCCTGCACAAACGCATCCACACCTTTATCCGCCACAACACGGCCAGCAAACAGCACAAGATTATCCCGCACAGGGGCAGACGGAGGGAGCGAAGCAAGGTCCAACCCGTTGGGCAACACCGTAACGCACCCCGTTGCGCCCTGCCCCAAAAACCGCTGCCGCAGCCAGTCGGATACGGTCACAACGGCCACTTTATGCGCCAGCAACGTCCGCTCATGCGGGGTTCTGGTCGTACGCATCCCGCACGGGTCATTATGCAGGACCAACACCAGTGGGACATGGGGGTAACGCTGGTTGATGGCCAGAGCCAGATCCGGCCGATTATGCACCTCCACCACATCCGGGCGCATGGTCCGTATCAGCCGCACCACTCCAGCCCGGTACCGGGCCATACGACCAAAAGGGAACACGACCGAAGGCACCGGTATAAAAGGCACATCGGTGTATGGAGGCGTGTTGGGCCGGGTGCCCACCACGACTTCCCCCTCGCCTGCCATCCTGTGCGCCAGCAGGGCTATGGCCCCGGCCTCCTGTGGAGCAAAACGCTCACGCGGGGGCAGAACGGTCATCACCCTTAAGGCGGGCATCAGACTGCGAGATCAGGCCAGATTTTCGTACATATCCAGCTGCCAGTCCGCAGGTTCGCACGCGGCGGCGGCATACCACTCTTCCATCAAGGGATGATGCCGCACCGCCTGCATGTAAGCATGGGACGCGCTTGAAAGCCCCGGCACATCATACGACAGAAAACGGCAGACAACCGGTGCAAACATGGCATCCGCA
It encodes:
- a CDS encoding glycosyltransferase family 4 protein translates to MPALRVMTVLPPRERFAPQEAGAIALLAHRMAGEGEVVVGTRPNTPPYTDVPFIPVPSVVFPFGRMARYRAGVVRLIRTMRPDVVEVHNRPDLALAINQRYPHVPLVLVLHNDPCGMRTTRTPHERTLLAHKVAVVTVSDWLRQRFLGQGATGCVTVLPNGLDLASLPPSAPVRDNLVLFAGRVVADKGVDAFVQACATLLPQYPAWQAQIIGADRFGPESPQTEFLTRVQAQAQAAGISITGYQPHAQVLQAMGRAAIVVVPSRWAEPFGMAALEAMGCGAAVVASPHGGLPGVVGQAALYANPDDLPTLVQALARLMSDADLRAHMGQAARARAQLFDSATLRPRRQHFQARVVQVWPHVGQLAQA